One Scylla paramamosain isolate STU-SP2022 chromosome 6, ASM3559412v1, whole genome shotgun sequence DNA segment encodes these proteins:
- the LOC135101363 gene encoding protein henna-like isoform X2 codes for MPTQATDMELTLELPTLMEGGQYILEGEEDANSTTLLFSMSEEVGALANALKSFQSHNVNLRHIESRPSRREAKYEFMVECDHSTGDLNSAIEVLKKNTSYLQVISRNHENKDSVPWFPRKMADLDRFANQILSYGSELDADHPGFTDPVYRARRKYFADIAYNYKHNEKIPRVEYSEEEIQTWGTVFRNLTQLYKTHACKEHINVFPLLIENCGYREDNIPQLQDVSDFLRDCTGFTLRPVAGLLSSRDFLAGLAFRVFHSTQYIRHSSKPLYTPEPDICHELLGHAPLFADPAFAQFSQEIGLASLGAPDEFIEKLATCYWFTVEFGMCRQNGELKAYGAGLLSSFGELEYCLSDKPEKRPFEPSKTCLQKYPITEYQPVYYVSESFENAKQKMIQFAATIPRPFSVRYNPYTQTVEILDSKPQIQSLVREINCHMQVLTDALVKLS; via the exons CTTCCGACACTGATGGAAGGCGGGCAGTACAtcctggagggagaggaagatgccAACAGTACGACCCTCCTTTTTTCCATGTCTGAGGAGGTCGGGGCACTCGCTAACGCCCTGAAGTCTTTCCAG TCGCACAACGTGAACCTGAGGCACATCGAGTCGCGTCCGTCGAGGCGGGAGGCCAAGTATGAATTCATGGTGGAGTGTGACCACAGCACCGGGGACCTCAACTCCGCCATTGAGGTGCTCAAAAAGAACACCTCCTACCTCCAGGTCATCTCCAGGAACCACGAGAACAAAG attCCGTTCCATGGTTCCCCAGGAAAATGGCCGACCTAGATCGCTTTGCTAACCAGATCCTGTCCTATGGCTCTGAGCTGGATGCTGACCACCCTGGCTTCACCGACCCCGTGTACCGCGCCCGCAGGAAGTACTTCGCTGACATCGCCTACAACTACAAGCA tAACGAGAAGATCCCAAGAGTGGAGTACTCGGAGGAGGAGATCCAGACTTGGGGCACCGTGTTCCGCAACCTTACGCAGCTGTACAAGACCCACGCCTGCAAGGAGCACATCAACGTGTTTCCGCTGCTCATCGAGAACTGTGGCTACCGGGAGGACAACATTCCCCAGCTGCAGGATGTGTCTGATTTCCTGAGGG ACTGCACAGGATTCACACTGCGACCTGTTGCCGGCCTGCTCTCCTCCCGTGACTTCCTGGCTGGTCTGGCGTTCCGGGTCTTCCACTCGACGCAGTACATCCGCCACAGCAGCAAGCCTCTGTACACCCCCGAGCCCGACATCTGCCACGAGCTGCTGGGCCACGCGCCGCTCTTCGCCGACCCCGCCTTCGCTCAGTTTTCGCAAGAGATCGGCTTGGCTTCCCTCGGCGCCCCTGACGAGTTCATTGAAAAGCTGGCCACG TGCTACTGGTTCACGGTGGAATTCGGAATGTGTCGCCAAAACGGGGAGCTGAAGGCTTACGGCGCCGGGCTGCTGTCCTCCTTCGGGGAGCTGGAGTACTGCCTCTCAGACAAGCCGGAGAAGCGGCCCTTCGAACCCAGCAAGACCTGTCTGCAGAAATACCCCATCACCGAGTACCAACCTGTCTACTACGTGTCTGAGAGCTTCGAGAACGCCAAGCAGAAGATGAT ACAATTTGCAGCCACCATCCCTCGGCCCTTCTCGGTGCGCTACAACCCCTACACGCAGACTGTGGAAATCCTCGACTCCAAGCCTCAGATCCAGTCGCTGGTGCGCGAGATTAACTGCCACATGCAGGTGCTGACCGACGCCCTGGTGAAGCtaagttaa
- the LOC135101364 gene encoding uncharacterized protein LOC135101364 isoform X1 produces MRSLAEGEWLNVCFGRRCYEQLSPPPPPQPPLINYHTALTTTTITHYHHQVTARIMRVFILLCVVVASLAWPNPQKEPYDPLYREPPQYYQDDPRYPVPAPKPEQYRPQPPKYQKYSAEEEDEDYDHVNTIPGEPGRDYPVFSIVPSTSFSCSDKLPGFYADGEANCQVWHYCKTDGLKESFLCPNGTIYNQENRVCEWWFNVSCDLDSLTVQARVNEDLYIVPSPRPEDEYTAGPSYSSEGRHQFQQPTQTYPDY; encoded by the exons ATGCGTTCTTTAGCGGAAGGAGAATGGTTAAATGTTTGTTTTGGCAGACGTTGCTACGAacagctgtcaccaccaccaccaccacaaccaccactcatCAACTACCACACCGCactaaccactaccaccattacccaTTACCATCACCAG gtAACAGCACGCATAATGAGGGTCTTCATTCTGTTAT gtgtggtggtggcgagtcTGGCGTGGCCCAATCCCCAGAAGGAGCCCTATGACCCACTGTACAGGGAGCCACCGCAATACTACCAGGACGATCCCAG GTACCCCGTGCCGGCACCTAAGCCTGAGCAATACCGCCCGCAGCCTCCTAAGTACCAGAAGTATTccgctgaggaggaggacgaggactaCGACCACGTCAACACCATCCCAG GTGAGCCCGGCAGGGACTACCCGGTGTTCTCCATCGTCCCCAGCACCAGCTTCTCCTGCAGCGACAAACTCCCGGGCTTCTACGCTGATGGGGAGGCCAACTGTCAG GTGTGGCACTACTGCAAGACCGACGGACTGAAGGAGTCTTTCCTCTGCCCCAACGGTACCATATACAACCAGGAGAACCGCGTGTGTGAGTGGTGGTTCAACGTGAGCTGCGATCTGGACTCCCTCACTGTGCAGGCCAGG GTGAACGAGGACCTTTACATAGTGCCCTCACCGCGGCCCGAGGATGAGTACACTGCGGGGCCCAGCTATTCCAGCGAGGGGCGCCACCAGTTCCAGCAGCCCACGCAGACTTACCCAGATTACTAG
- the LOC135101364 gene encoding uncharacterized protein LOC135101364 isoform X2 produces MGVLVVLPVTAQPQVTARIMRVFILLCVVVASLAWPNPQKEPYDPLYREPPQYYQDDPRYPVPAPKPEQYRPQPPKYQKYSAEEEDEDYDHVNTIPGEPGRDYPVFSIVPSTSFSCSDKLPGFYADGEANCQVWHYCKTDGLKESFLCPNGTIYNQENRVCEWWFNVSCDLDSLTVQARVNEDLYIVPSPRPEDEYTAGPSYSSEGRHQFQQPTQTYPDY; encoded by the exons ATGGGAGTGTTAGTGGTCCTTCCAGTCACAGCGCAGCCGCAG gtAACAGCACGCATAATGAGGGTCTTCATTCTGTTAT gtgtggtggtggcgagtcTGGCGTGGCCCAATCCCCAGAAGGAGCCCTATGACCCACTGTACAGGGAGCCACCGCAATACTACCAGGACGATCCCAG GTACCCCGTGCCGGCACCTAAGCCTGAGCAATACCGCCCGCAGCCTCCTAAGTACCAGAAGTATTccgctgaggaggaggacgaggactaCGACCACGTCAACACCATCCCAG GTGAGCCCGGCAGGGACTACCCGGTGTTCTCCATCGTCCCCAGCACCAGCTTCTCCTGCAGCGACAAACTCCCGGGCTTCTACGCTGATGGGGAGGCCAACTGTCAG GTGTGGCACTACTGCAAGACCGACGGACTGAAGGAGTCTTTCCTCTGCCCCAACGGTACCATATACAACCAGGAGAACCGCGTGTGTGAGTGGTGGTTCAACGTGAGCTGCGATCTGGACTCCCTCACTGTGCAGGCCAGG GTGAACGAGGACCTTTACATAGTGCCCTCACCGCGGCCCGAGGATGAGTACACTGCGGGGCCCAGCTATTCCAGCGAGGGGCGCCACCAGTTCCAGCAGCCCACGCAGACTTACCCAGATTACTAG
- the LOC135101363 gene encoding protein henna-like isoform X1, translated as MNGATERCAHTGDMNSKVHHEKLPTLMEGGQYILEGEEDANSTTLLFSMSEEVGALANALKSFQSHNVNLRHIESRPSRREAKYEFMVECDHSTGDLNSAIEVLKKNTSYLQVISRNHENKDSVPWFPRKMADLDRFANQILSYGSELDADHPGFTDPVYRARRKYFADIAYNYKHNEKIPRVEYSEEEIQTWGTVFRNLTQLYKTHACKEHINVFPLLIENCGYREDNIPQLQDVSDFLRDCTGFTLRPVAGLLSSRDFLAGLAFRVFHSTQYIRHSSKPLYTPEPDICHELLGHAPLFADPAFAQFSQEIGLASLGAPDEFIEKLATCYWFTVEFGMCRQNGELKAYGAGLLSSFGELEYCLSDKPEKRPFEPSKTCLQKYPITEYQPVYYVSESFENAKQKMIQFAATIPRPFSVRYNPYTQTVEILDSKPQIQSLVREINCHMQVLTDALVKLS; from the exons CTTCCGACACTGATGGAAGGCGGGCAGTACAtcctggagggagaggaagatgccAACAGTACGACCCTCCTTTTTTCCATGTCTGAGGAGGTCGGGGCACTCGCTAACGCCCTGAAGTCTTTCCAG TCGCACAACGTGAACCTGAGGCACATCGAGTCGCGTCCGTCGAGGCGGGAGGCCAAGTATGAATTCATGGTGGAGTGTGACCACAGCACCGGGGACCTCAACTCCGCCATTGAGGTGCTCAAAAAGAACACCTCCTACCTCCAGGTCATCTCCAGGAACCACGAGAACAAAG attCCGTTCCATGGTTCCCCAGGAAAATGGCCGACCTAGATCGCTTTGCTAACCAGATCCTGTCCTATGGCTCTGAGCTGGATGCTGACCACCCTGGCTTCACCGACCCCGTGTACCGCGCCCGCAGGAAGTACTTCGCTGACATCGCCTACAACTACAAGCA tAACGAGAAGATCCCAAGAGTGGAGTACTCGGAGGAGGAGATCCAGACTTGGGGCACCGTGTTCCGCAACCTTACGCAGCTGTACAAGACCCACGCCTGCAAGGAGCACATCAACGTGTTTCCGCTGCTCATCGAGAACTGTGGCTACCGGGAGGACAACATTCCCCAGCTGCAGGATGTGTCTGATTTCCTGAGGG ACTGCACAGGATTCACACTGCGACCTGTTGCCGGCCTGCTCTCCTCCCGTGACTTCCTGGCTGGTCTGGCGTTCCGGGTCTTCCACTCGACGCAGTACATCCGCCACAGCAGCAAGCCTCTGTACACCCCCGAGCCCGACATCTGCCACGAGCTGCTGGGCCACGCGCCGCTCTTCGCCGACCCCGCCTTCGCTCAGTTTTCGCAAGAGATCGGCTTGGCTTCCCTCGGCGCCCCTGACGAGTTCATTGAAAAGCTGGCCACG TGCTACTGGTTCACGGTGGAATTCGGAATGTGTCGCCAAAACGGGGAGCTGAAGGCTTACGGCGCCGGGCTGCTGTCCTCCTTCGGGGAGCTGGAGTACTGCCTCTCAGACAAGCCGGAGAAGCGGCCCTTCGAACCCAGCAAGACCTGTCTGCAGAAATACCCCATCACCGAGTACCAACCTGTCTACTACGTGTCTGAGAGCTTCGAGAACGCCAAGCAGAAGATGAT ACAATTTGCAGCCACCATCCCTCGGCCCTTCTCGGTGCGCTACAACCCCTACACGCAGACTGTGGAAATCCTCGACTCCAAGCCTCAGATCCAGTCGCTGGTGCGCGAGATTAACTGCCACATGCAGGTGCTGACCGACGCCCTGGTGAAGCtaagttaa
- the LOC135101363 gene encoding protein henna-like isoform X3 — protein MEGGQYILEGEEDANSTTLLFSMSEEVGALANALKSFQSHNVNLRHIESRPSRREAKYEFMVECDHSTGDLNSAIEVLKKNTSYLQVISRNHENKDSVPWFPRKMADLDRFANQILSYGSELDADHPGFTDPVYRARRKYFADIAYNYKHNEKIPRVEYSEEEIQTWGTVFRNLTQLYKTHACKEHINVFPLLIENCGYREDNIPQLQDVSDFLRDCTGFTLRPVAGLLSSRDFLAGLAFRVFHSTQYIRHSSKPLYTPEPDICHELLGHAPLFADPAFAQFSQEIGLASLGAPDEFIEKLATCYWFTVEFGMCRQNGELKAYGAGLLSSFGELEYCLSDKPEKRPFEPSKTCLQKYPITEYQPVYYVSESFENAKQKMIQFAATIPRPFSVRYNPYTQTVEILDSKPQIQSLVREINCHMQVLTDALVKLS, from the exons ATGGAAGGCGGGCAGTACAtcctggagggagaggaagatgccAACAGTACGACCCTCCTTTTTTCCATGTCTGAGGAGGTCGGGGCACTCGCTAACGCCCTGAAGTCTTTCCAG TCGCACAACGTGAACCTGAGGCACATCGAGTCGCGTCCGTCGAGGCGGGAGGCCAAGTATGAATTCATGGTGGAGTGTGACCACAGCACCGGGGACCTCAACTCCGCCATTGAGGTGCTCAAAAAGAACACCTCCTACCTCCAGGTCATCTCCAGGAACCACGAGAACAAAG attCCGTTCCATGGTTCCCCAGGAAAATGGCCGACCTAGATCGCTTTGCTAACCAGATCCTGTCCTATGGCTCTGAGCTGGATGCTGACCACCCTGGCTTCACCGACCCCGTGTACCGCGCCCGCAGGAAGTACTTCGCTGACATCGCCTACAACTACAAGCA tAACGAGAAGATCCCAAGAGTGGAGTACTCGGAGGAGGAGATCCAGACTTGGGGCACCGTGTTCCGCAACCTTACGCAGCTGTACAAGACCCACGCCTGCAAGGAGCACATCAACGTGTTTCCGCTGCTCATCGAGAACTGTGGCTACCGGGAGGACAACATTCCCCAGCTGCAGGATGTGTCTGATTTCCTGAGGG ACTGCACAGGATTCACACTGCGACCTGTTGCCGGCCTGCTCTCCTCCCGTGACTTCCTGGCTGGTCTGGCGTTCCGGGTCTTCCACTCGACGCAGTACATCCGCCACAGCAGCAAGCCTCTGTACACCCCCGAGCCCGACATCTGCCACGAGCTGCTGGGCCACGCGCCGCTCTTCGCCGACCCCGCCTTCGCTCAGTTTTCGCAAGAGATCGGCTTGGCTTCCCTCGGCGCCCCTGACGAGTTCATTGAAAAGCTGGCCACG TGCTACTGGTTCACGGTGGAATTCGGAATGTGTCGCCAAAACGGGGAGCTGAAGGCTTACGGCGCCGGGCTGCTGTCCTCCTTCGGGGAGCTGGAGTACTGCCTCTCAGACAAGCCGGAGAAGCGGCCCTTCGAACCCAGCAAGACCTGTCTGCAGAAATACCCCATCACCGAGTACCAACCTGTCTACTACGTGTCTGAGAGCTTCGAGAACGCCAAGCAGAAGATGAT ACAATTTGCAGCCACCATCCCTCGGCCCTTCTCGGTGCGCTACAACCCCTACACGCAGACTGTGGAAATCCTCGACTCCAAGCCTCAGATCCAGTCGCTGGTGCGCGAGATTAACTGCCACATGCAGGTGCTGACCGACGCCCTGGTGAAGCtaagttaa